Proteins from a genomic interval of Skermanella sp. TT6:
- a CDS encoding ABC transporter permease, with amino-acid sequence MSRTGVTDRAPRAPSLGSRLAALGSAGEVGGLLLFLALVVLGFSLATDRFLTVPTFASIAFQLPELGLLTLAMLIPILSGGLNLAITFTANISGLVLAWVLQANGGAEAGMAVFLMGALAAVAVGALVGWVMGAIIAYTGAHPILVSLSMMIFLRGLGEFLTRGGDISGFPEFVRAIGHGWFLGIPVPLWLLIGCVALWHLLLSRTRLGLTIYMAGSNIEATRYSGIDTRRTLMLVYTLSGVMCGIAGVLMLARFNSVRVGHGEAYLLITVLACFLGRVDPFGGFGRALPVALALLILQVIASGLNLLGANQHLATALWGAFLILVMVIRYLWAGRSARRP; translated from the coding sequence ATGAGCCGTACCGGCGTGACCGACCGGGCGCCCCGCGCGCCGTCCCTGGGCAGCCGCCTCGCGGCCCTGGGCTCGGCCGGAGAGGTCGGCGGGCTGCTGCTGTTCCTGGCCCTCGTGGTCCTGGGCTTCAGCCTGGCGACCGACCGCTTCCTGACGGTGCCGACCTTCGCCTCGATCGCCTTCCAGTTGCCCGAGCTGGGTCTGCTGACCCTGGCGATGCTGATCCCGATCCTGTCCGGCGGGCTGAACCTGGCGATCACCTTCACCGCCAACATCTCCGGCCTGGTGCTGGCCTGGGTGCTCCAGGCGAACGGCGGGGCCGAGGCCGGCATGGCGGTCTTCCTGATGGGAGCCCTCGCCGCAGTCGCGGTCGGGGCGCTGGTCGGCTGGGTCATGGGGGCGATCATCGCCTATACCGGCGCGCACCCGATCCTGGTGTCGCTCAGCATGATGATCTTCCTGCGCGGCCTGGGCGAGTTCCTGACCCGGGGCGGCGACATCTCCGGCTTTCCGGAGTTCGTCCGGGCGATCGGCCACGGCTGGTTCCTGGGCATCCCCGTGCCCCTGTGGCTGCTGATCGGCTGCGTCGCCCTGTGGCACCTGCTGCTGAGCCGCACCCGCCTGGGCCTGACCATCTACATGGCCGGGTCGAACATCGAGGCGACCCGCTATTCCGGCATCGACACCCGCCGCACGCTGATGCTGGTCTATACCCTGTCCGGCGTGATGTGCGGCATCGCCGGCGTGCTGATGCTGGCCCGCTTCAACTCGGTCCGCGTCGGCCACGGCGAGGCCTACCTGCTGATCACGGTGCTGGCCTGCTTCCTGGGCCGGGTCGATCCGTTCGGCGGCTTCGGCCGCGCGCTGCCCGTGGCGCTGGCGCTGCTGATCCTCCAGGTGATCGCGTCCGGCCTGAACCTGCTGGGCGCCAACCAGCACCTGGCGACCGCCCTGTGGGGCGCCTTCCTGATCCTGGTCATGGTGATCCGCTACCTGTGGGCCGGCCGGTCCGCGCGGCGGCCCTGA
- a CDS encoding sugar phosphate isomerase/epimerase family protein: MQGFGVHTSLWSLDWTRKAAELAIPEAKRYGLAFVEIALLDPPAVDAEHTRKLLDQHELTAVCSLGLPDDSRPTNNPGKALEFLTMALDKTAATGAKALSGVIYGSIGERTGKPPTQAELDAVASVMEKAAAHARKLGLELGLEAVNRYENHMLNTADQTVSLLERIGAPNVFVHLDTYHMNIEEKGVANGILRAREHLKYIHLSESDRGVPGTGTVAWDEVFGALAAIGFKGGMAMESFIELPPQIATALSVWRPVARDREEVLADGLPFLRNKARQYGLI, translated from the coding sequence ATGCAAGGATTCGGCGTTCACACCAGCCTCTGGTCCCTCGACTGGACCCGCAAGGCCGCCGAACTGGCGATCCCGGAGGCCAAGCGCTACGGCCTGGCCTTCGTCGAGATCGCGCTGCTCGACCCGCCCGCCGTCGATGCCGAGCACACCCGCAAGCTGCTGGACCAGCACGAGCTGACGGCGGTCTGCTCGCTGGGCCTGCCCGACGACAGCCGGCCGACCAACAATCCCGGCAAGGCGCTGGAATTCCTGACCATGGCGCTGGACAAGACCGCCGCCACGGGCGCCAAGGCGCTGAGCGGCGTGATCTACGGCTCGATCGGCGAGCGCACCGGCAAGCCGCCGACCCAGGCCGAACTGGACGCGGTGGCCTCGGTGATGGAGAAGGCGGCGGCCCACGCCCGCAAGCTGGGCCTGGAGCTGGGCCTGGAGGCGGTCAACCGCTACGAGAACCACATGCTCAACACGGCGGACCAGACCGTCTCCCTGCTGGAGCGGATCGGCGCCCCCAACGTGTTCGTCCACCTCGACACCTACCACATGAACATCGAGGAGAAGGGCGTCGCCAACGGCATCCTGCGCGCCCGCGAGCACCTGAAATACATCCACCTGTCCGAGAGCGACCGCGGCGTGCCCGGCACCGGCACGGTCGCCTGGGACGAGGTGTTCGGCGCGCTCGCCGCGATCGGCTTCAAGGGCGGCATGGCCATGGAGAGCTTCATCGAGCTGCCCCCGCAGATCGCCACCGCCCTGTCGGTCTGGCGCCCCGTCGCCCGCGACCGCGAGGAAGTGCTTGCCGACGGCCTGCCGTTCCTCCGCAACAAGGCCCGGCAGTACGGGCTGATCTAG
- a CDS encoding DUF2270 domain-containing protein, which produces MADVGMQTKPLAEPPPEPPPRPAPFSAAEIGALAHLYRGELYRSTVWRTRLDATTNWAVVTTGIALTLTYSSASATPLPLVLVGLLVAVFLYIEARRYRFFDFWRIRAHVLEVNFFGPILRGQGVRTDNGWNEILYQDYRHPNLHITFLEAVGRRLRRNYGWIFMIQVVAYVGKLLIHPMPIGRLDELFVRATIGPLPGQVVLLAGLLFHAGWIAIAIHTSRSRRGADRVHRPRPPVDRILQLARGTD; this is translated from the coding sequence GTGGCCGACGTTGGGATGCAGACCAAGCCTCTGGCCGAACCGCCGCCGGAGCCGCCGCCCAGGCCAGCCCCCTTCAGCGCGGCGGAGATCGGGGCGCTGGCGCATCTCTACCGGGGGGAGCTTTACCGCAGCACGGTCTGGCGGACGCGGCTGGACGCCACCACCAACTGGGCGGTGGTGACCACCGGGATCGCGCTGACGCTGACCTACAGCAGCGCCTCGGCGACGCCGCTGCCGCTGGTCCTGGTGGGGCTGCTGGTGGCGGTGTTCCTCTATATCGAGGCGCGGCGCTACCGCTTCTTCGATTTCTGGCGGATCCGCGCCCATGTGCTGGAGGTCAATTTCTTCGGCCCGATCCTGCGCGGGCAGGGCGTGCGGACCGACAACGGCTGGAACGAGATCCTGTACCAGGATTACCGGCACCCCAACCTGCACATCACCTTCCTGGAGGCGGTCGGCCGGCGCCTGCGCCGCAACTACGGCTGGATCTTCATGATCCAGGTCGTGGCCTATGTCGGCAAGCTGCTGATCCATCCCATGCCGATCGGCCGCCTGGACGAGCTGTTCGTCCGCGCCACCATCGGGCCGCTGCCCGGTCAGGTCGTCCTGCTCGCCGGCCTCCTCTTCCATGCCGGCTGGATCGCCATCGCCATCCACACGTCGCGGAGCCGGCGCGGGGCCGACCGCGTCCACCGGCCGCGCCCGCCGGTCGACCGCATCCTCCAGCTCGCCCGCGGCACCGACTGA
- a CDS encoding formate/nitrite transporter family protein — MEFGQRDGRVAPRQIDALLPKEMAKRAERVGVEKAEQDSLSLLVLGILAGAFVAFGATFAAAVTAGAGTSSTPGLVKLAGGVTFSLAYVLAIVGGAELFTTNNLMVMAWAHGRLTTARLLRAWGIVFVGNLVGTVSTATLLILAGQHARMEGSVGAGLLGTAAQIDGLGLFDGFVLGVLGNTLLCLGVWLTYSARTTADRIMALVLPVAAFYVLEFEHAIAVMFYLPCAVLIDVMAQPDFWTLIDREPADVTVWSFLRVLVSVTAGNVVGGGMLVALVYWFVYLRPGRL; from the coding sequence ATGGAGTTCGGGCAGCGCGACGGGCGCGTCGCGCCACGTCAGATCGACGCCCTCTTGCCGAAGGAGATGGCGAAACGGGCCGAGCGGGTCGGCGTCGAGAAAGCGGAACAGGACTCGCTCAGCCTCCTCGTGCTGGGTATCCTGGCCGGCGCCTTCGTCGCCTTCGGGGCCACGTTCGCCGCCGCGGTGACCGCGGGCGCCGGGACCTCCTCCACCCCCGGGCTCGTGAAGCTGGCCGGCGGGGTGACGTTCTCGCTGGCCTACGTCCTCGCGATCGTCGGCGGAGCGGAGCTGTTCACCACGAACAACCTGATGGTCATGGCCTGGGCGCACGGACGCCTGACGACCGCCCGGCTGCTGCGGGCCTGGGGCATCGTCTTCGTCGGCAATCTCGTCGGCACGGTCTCGACCGCGACGCTCCTGATTCTGGCCGGCCAGCATGCCCGGATGGAGGGCAGCGTCGGTGCCGGGCTGCTGGGCACGGCCGCCCAGATCGACGGCCTGGGTCTGTTCGACGGGTTCGTGCTGGGCGTCCTGGGCAACACCCTGCTTTGCCTGGGCGTCTGGCTCACCTACAGCGCCCGCACCACGGCGGATCGCATCATGGCGCTGGTGCTGCCGGTCGCCGCGTTCTACGTGCTCGAATTCGAGCACGCGATCGCCGTCATGTTCTATCTGCCGTGCGCGGTGCTGATCGACGTCATGGCGCAGCCGGATTTCTGGACCCTGATCGACCGGGAGCCCGCCGACGTCACGGTGTGGAGCTTCCTGCGGGTCCTGGTCTCGGTGACCGCCGGGAACGTGGTCGGCGGCGGAATGCTCGTGGCGCTGGTCTACTGGTTCGTCTACCTGCGTCCCGGCCGGCTCTGA
- a CDS encoding universal stress protein, whose translation MFRNILVHVKPLETSSPHEATAVAIAKAHGARLTGLSTLRDVSMLKLLFPGEGGASATRIERSYALAAEAERRFRALAEAAEVPCDWQVAEGDAAEVLSVAARYHDLTVVEQTDLVSDEVGFDVPETCVLSSGRPVLIVPNAGRFDHVGRSIVVAWNGSRQAAAALHGALPFIDRAERVLVLQGRGRASCPSVTRWPLLDLKRAISSHGAPVSIEPIGAEDSDAGSAILAAAAREGADLVVMGAYGRSWLSEWILGGATRHILGHMGVPVLMAH comes from the coding sequence ATGTTCCGGAACATTCTCGTGCATGTGAAACCGCTGGAGACCTCGTCCCCGCACGAGGCGACCGCCGTGGCCATCGCGAAGGCCCATGGCGCCCGCCTGACCGGGCTCTCGACGCTGCGGGACGTGTCGATGCTGAAGCTGCTGTTCCCCGGCGAGGGCGGCGCTTCCGCCACCCGGATCGAGCGGTCCTACGCGCTCGCCGCCGAGGCCGAGCGGCGGTTCCGCGCCCTGGCGGAGGCCGCCGAAGTGCCCTGCGACTGGCAGGTGGCGGAAGGCGACGCGGCGGAGGTGCTGAGCGTGGCCGCCCGGTACCACGACCTCACCGTCGTCGAGCAGACGGACCTGGTCTCGGACGAGGTGGGTTTCGACGTGCCCGAGACCTGCGTCCTGTCGAGCGGCCGTCCCGTCCTGATCGTCCCCAATGCCGGCCGGTTCGACCATGTCGGCCGGTCGATCGTCGTCGCCTGGAACGGAAGCCGGCAGGCCGCCGCGGCCCTGCACGGCGCCCTGCCGTTCATCGACCGCGCGGAGCGGGTGCTCGTTCTCCAGGGCCGGGGACGCGCGTCCTGCCCCTCCGTCACGCGGTGGCCCTTGCTGGACCTGAAGCGGGCGATCTCGTCGCACGGGGCTCCCGTCTCCATCGAGCCGATCGGGGCCGAGGATAGCGATGCGGGAAGCGCCATCCTGGCCGCTGCGGCCCGCGAGGGAGCCGACCTGGTCGTCATGGGGGCTTATGGGCGGTCGTGGCTGAGCGAATGGATCCTGGGCGGCGCCACGCGGCATATCCTGGGGCATATGGGCGTGCCCGTGCTGATGGCCCATTGA
- a CDS encoding universal stress protein gives MKVILAASDLSPRSDRAVVQAAYLAARMEARLVLLNVVDDELPAPIFDEERGLALRALESTAARLDTLPRDRIDMRVSGGLDFREILAAAREEEADLIVLGAHRRAILEDILVGTTVERVVRNASTPILVVKRPGPGDYRCTLAALDLTAEAVSILEQAHGLAGGQTLYALHVADDSVGLRQLGDAAAADRHRAELARTCEGLLRGIARRAGLAPNGFLPVVERGSPAQAILDAAGAFGADLGVVGTRTRTRGPMERLLLGSVAERLLLDMPCDVLTVPLEGPTPLEGAGAVPMPG, from the coding sequence ATGAAAGTCATTCTCGCCGCATCCGATCTGTCGCCCCGAAGCGACCGCGCCGTCGTCCAAGCCGCATATCTGGCGGCCCGCATGGAAGCCCGCCTGGTCCTGCTGAACGTGGTCGACGACGAGCTTCCCGCCCCGATCTTCGACGAGGAACGTGGCCTGGCGCTCCGTGCGCTGGAGAGCACCGCGGCACGGCTGGACACCCTTCCCCGCGACCGCATCGACATGCGTGTCTCCGGCGGCCTGGACTTCCGGGAGATCCTCGCCGCGGCTCGGGAGGAGGAGGCCGACCTGATCGTGCTGGGCGCGCACCGCCGCGCCATCCTGGAAGACATCCTCGTCGGCACCACGGTGGAGCGCGTGGTCCGCAACGCGAGCACGCCGATACTCGTGGTCAAGCGTCCCGGCCCGGGAGACTACCGATGCACCCTGGCGGCGCTGGACCTGACCGCGGAGGCGGTGAGCATCCTGGAGCAGGCGCACGGGCTGGCCGGCGGCCAGACCCTGTACGCGCTGCATGTGGCCGACGACTCCGTCGGGCTTCGCCAGTTGGGAGACGCCGCGGCAGCCGACCGGCATCGCGCCGAACTGGCGCGGACGTGCGAAGGCCTCCTGCGCGGGATCGCCCGACGGGCGGGGCTCGCCCCGAACGGCTTCCTTCCGGTCGTCGAGCGGGGATCGCCCGCCCAGGCGATCCTCGACGCGGCCGGAGCCTTCGGGGCCGATCTCGGCGTGGTCGGCACGCGCACGCGGACCAGAGGACCGATGGAGCGACTGCTGCTCGGCAGCGTGGCCGAGCGCCTCCTGCTCGACATGCCCTGCGACGTGCTCACGGTTCCCCTGGAGGGACCGACGCCGCTGGAGGGTGCCGGTGCGGTCCCCATGCCGGGCTGA
- a CDS encoding helix-turn-helix domain-containing protein, protein MLTKPLLTVQEVADLLKISDDTVREWIHDKSLRAIKFGREWRIVARDLESFLNARANRPEGDGP, encoded by the coding sequence ATGCTCACCAAACCCCTTTTGACCGTGCAGGAGGTTGCCGACCTTCTGAAGATTTCCGATGATACCGTCCGCGAGTGGATCCATGACAAGTCCCTGCGCGCCATCAAGTTCGGCCGGGAATGGCGCATAGTGGCGCGGGATCTGGAAAGCTTCCTCAACGCCCGCGCCAATCGCCCTGAAGGCGACGGTCCGTAG
- a CDS encoding cation:proton antiporter: MAALLALASVVGLAGLLLRQPLIVSFIAVGIIAGPDASGLVRSTEHIELLAEIGIAVLLFLVGLKLDVKLVRTLGAVALATGLGQVAFTSVFGFLICLLLGFDAVTSAYVAVALTFSSTIIIVKLLSDKREIDSLHGRIALGFLIVQDIAVVLAMVVLSAYGVGAGGSRSGLGIAGAVGSGALLLGAVGLFIRFGAERLLARIVTLPELLVTFSIAWAVLLAAVSDWLGFGKELGGLLGGVSIASTSFREAVASRLASLRDFLLLFFFIGLGARLDLEVLGDQLGASFILALFVLIGNPLIVLAIMGYMGYRKRTGFMAGLTVAQISEFSLIFMAMGLSLGHVRPEAMGLVTLVGLVTITLSTYMIVYSQPLYGLVEKLLGPFERAVPHREEAADAADPGGDYDVVLFGLGRYGREIAKGLTGRGMSVLGVDFDPEAMARWRRRGLPGLYGDATDPDFLEQLPLRRSDWVVVAIPAHPRTISHHDFRLSLLQSLRNAGFAGRVALTSADRADGEHLLLAGTDLVISPFEDAAARAVERIADAPPERAGGASAPAGRAKPPPSAVHG, encoded by the coding sequence ATGGCGGCGCTCCTGGCGCTCGCCTCGGTGGTCGGGCTGGCCGGGCTGCTGCTGCGCCAGCCGCTGATCGTCAGCTTCATCGCGGTCGGCATCATCGCCGGCCCCGACGCGTCGGGGCTGGTCCGGTCGACCGAGCATATCGAGCTGCTCGCCGAGATCGGCATTGCGGTCCTGCTGTTCCTCGTCGGCCTCAAGCTCGACGTGAAGCTCGTGCGCACGCTGGGCGCCGTGGCGCTGGCGACTGGCCTGGGCCAGGTCGCCTTCACCTCCGTCTTCGGCTTCCTGATCTGCCTGTTGCTGGGGTTCGACGCGGTCACCAGCGCCTATGTCGCCGTGGCCCTGACGTTCTCCAGCACGATCATCATCGTCAAGCTGCTGTCGGACAAGCGCGAGATCGATTCCCTGCACGGGCGCATCGCGCTGGGTTTCCTGATCGTCCAGGACATCGCGGTGGTGCTGGCGATGGTGGTCCTGTCCGCCTACGGCGTCGGGGCGGGGGGCAGCCGGTCCGGACTCGGCATCGCGGGGGCGGTCGGCAGCGGCGCGCTGCTGCTGGGAGCGGTCGGCCTGTTCATCCGCTTCGGGGCCGAGCGGCTGCTGGCGCGGATAGTCACCCTGCCGGAACTGCTGGTGACCTTCTCCATCGCATGGGCCGTGCTGCTGGCCGCGGTCAGCGACTGGCTGGGCTTCGGCAAGGAGCTGGGGGGACTGCTCGGCGGTGTCTCCATCGCCTCCACCAGCTTCCGCGAGGCGGTCGCCTCACGCCTTGCCAGCCTGCGCGATTTCCTGCTGCTGTTCTTCTTCATCGGGCTCGGCGCCCGGCTGGACCTGGAGGTTCTCGGCGACCAGCTCGGCGCGTCCTTCATCCTGGCGCTCTTCGTGCTGATCGGCAATCCGCTGATCGTGCTCGCCATCATGGGCTACATGGGCTATCGCAAGCGGACCGGGTTCATGGCCGGGCTGACGGTGGCGCAGATCAGCGAGTTCTCTCTCATCTTCATGGCGATGGGTTTGTCGCTGGGGCATGTCAGGCCCGAGGCGATGGGGCTTGTCACGCTGGTCGGCCTCGTGACGATCACCCTGTCCACCTACATGATCGTCTATTCGCAACCCCTCTACGGGCTGGTCGAGAAGCTGCTCGGCCCCTTCGAGCGCGCGGTACCGCATCGGGAGGAGGCGGCCGACGCGGCAGACCCGGGCGGCGACTACGATGTCGTCCTGTTCGGCCTGGGCCGCTACGGACGGGAAATCGCGAAGGGACTGACCGGAAGGGGCATGTCCGTGCTGGGCGTCGATTTCGATCCGGAGGCCATGGCCCGATGGCGCAGGCGCGGCCTGCCGGGCCTGTACGGGGATGCGACCGATCCCGATTTCCTGGAGCAGCTGCCGCTGCGGCGCAGCGACTGGGTGGTGGTGGCGATTCCGGCGCATCCGCGGACGATCAGCCATCACGACTTCCGGCTCTCCCTGCTTCAGTCGCTGCGAAACGCGGGCTTCGCGGGGCGGGTGGCGCTGACGAGTGCCGACAGGGCCGACGGGGAGCATCTCCTGCTCGCGGGAACCGACCTGGTCATCAGCCCCTTCGAGGATGCGGCGGCCCGCGCGGTCGAGCGGATCGCCGACGCTCCGCCGGAACGAGCCGGCGGCGCCTCCGCCCCGGCCGGACGGGCTAAGCCGCCGCCATCGGCCGTCCACGGGTGA
- a CDS encoding methyl-accepting chemotaxis protein: MSRTDLAGTITFVNRAFSEISGFSEEELLGAPHNIIRHPDMPADAFADLWRTIKAGRSWEGMVKNRTRSGDHYWVRANVTPVVEGGAVTGYVSIRSKPTREEVGQAEAGYAALREGRAGAVALEEGEMVGTGIAARAAAAWHGLRVRLVASFALIIAMMIAVGWLGLGGMEGSNGRLQTVYADRVVPLRDLKRISDAYAVSVVDASHKVNNGNFGWDEGVASVAAARSEIRSLWKTYLDTLLTADEAALVEQARRLMTAADAAVDELSRLLAARDSAGLDSFVRSRLYQTIDPVTEKLAELINLQLRVSEAETRSAQESFRIRFQAVIGLVALCIAITALFAFGLVRAIQRPVGRLEVHFQAIAAGDARHRIDLPRTREFRRVTAQLRTMWAHLLYGVQARAELDRKAEADRIAALLAMADTVEREAGHAVEQVAARTGSMAADADGMAASAERVSLNAGNVSSAADAALANAQTVAAATEQLSASIQEITTQVSAAGTVTRRAVEDGRHTQETIRSLSDAVASISDVVDLIRDIAGQTNLLALNATIEAARAGEAGKGFAVVAQEVKNLANQTARSTEEITRQIAEIQSVTGTAVGAVERIGATIAEIDQISGGIAAAMEEQSAATREISRSVAETSVAAQEVSARIADVSHEASETGRQAVQVKAGMGEVAHATADLRAALVRVVRTSTVVTDRRRLPRVRVDEPCTVTLEGSVRQARILDLSAAGALVSAAGAAAVGTAGRLDLRDGTGIGITVRDTDGDGIHVEFVEGSENGNFADSVERITRGRPMAAA, translated from the coding sequence GTGTCCCGCACCGATCTCGCCGGCACGATAACCTTCGTCAACCGCGCCTTCTCGGAGATCAGCGGCTTCTCCGAGGAGGAGCTGCTGGGAGCTCCCCACAACATCATCCGGCATCCCGACATGCCTGCCGACGCTTTCGCCGATCTTTGGCGGACCATCAAGGCCGGGCGGTCCTGGGAGGGGATGGTCAAGAACCGGACCCGATCCGGCGACCATTACTGGGTGCGGGCCAACGTCACGCCCGTGGTCGAGGGCGGCGCGGTCACGGGTTACGTTTCGATCCGGTCGAAGCCGACCCGGGAAGAGGTCGGGCAAGCCGAGGCGGGTTACGCGGCCCTGCGCGAGGGCCGCGCCGGCGCGGTGGCGCTGGAGGAGGGCGAGATGGTCGGGACCGGCATCGCGGCCCGTGCCGCCGCAGCCTGGCACGGCCTGCGCGTGCGCTTGGTAGCGTCCTTCGCGCTGATCATAGCCATGATGATCGCGGTCGGCTGGCTGGGCCTGGGGGGCATGGAGGGATCGAACGGCAGGCTCCAGACCGTCTATGCCGACCGGGTCGTGCCGCTCCGCGACCTCAAGCGGATTTCCGACGCCTATGCGGTCTCGGTGGTCGATGCCTCGCACAAGGTGAACAACGGGAACTTCGGATGGGACGAGGGGGTCGCCTCCGTCGCGGCCGCCCGGAGCGAGATCCGAAGCCTCTGGAAAACCTACCTCGACACGCTGCTGACCGCCGATGAGGCGGCCCTGGTCGAGCAGGCGCGGCGGCTGATGACGGCCGCAGACGCGGCGGTCGATGAGCTGTCCCGCCTGCTGGCCGCGCGCGACTCGGCCGGGCTGGACTCGTTCGTCAGGTCGCGGCTTTATCAGACCATCGATCCCGTGACGGAGAAGCTGGCCGAACTGATCAACCTCCAGCTCCGCGTGTCCGAGGCGGAAACCCGGAGCGCGCAGGAAAGCTTCCGGATCCGCTTCCAGGCGGTGATCGGGCTGGTCGCCCTGTGCATCGCGATCACCGCCCTCTTCGCCTTCGGCCTGGTGCGCGCGATCCAGCGCCCGGTCGGCCGGCTGGAGGTCCATTTCCAGGCGATCGCGGCGGGTGACGCCCGCCACCGCATCGACCTGCCCCGCACGCGCGAGTTCCGGCGGGTCACCGCCCAGCTCCGGACGATGTGGGCTCACCTGCTCTACGGCGTCCAGGCGCGGGCGGAGCTGGACCGCAAGGCGGAGGCCGACCGGATCGCCGCCCTGCTGGCCATGGCCGACACGGTCGAGCGGGAGGCCGGGCACGCGGTCGAGCAGGTCGCGGCGCGCACCGGCTCCATGGCGGCCGATGCGGACGGCATGGCCGCCTCGGCCGAGCGGGTCAGCCTCAACGCGGGGAACGTGTCGTCGGCCGCCGACGCGGCCCTGGCGAACGCCCAGACGGTCGCCGCCGCCACCGAGCAGCTCTCTGCCTCGATCCAGGAGATCACGACCCAGGTGTCGGCCGCCGGCACCGTGACCCGCCGCGCCGTCGAGGACGGACGCCATACCCAGGAGACGATCCGCTCCCTGTCCGACGCGGTGGCGTCGATCAGCGACGTGGTCGACCTGATCCGGGACATCGCGGGGCAGACCAACCTGCTGGCCCTGAACGCCACCATCGAGGCCGCCCGCGCCGGGGAGGCGGGCAAGGGCTTCGCCGTGGTGGCGCAGGAGGTCAAGAACCTGGCCAACCAGACCGCCCGCTCCACCGAGGAGATCACCCGCCAGATCGCCGAGATCCAGTCGGTCACCGGAACGGCCGTCGGCGCGGTGGAGCGGATCGGCGCCACCATCGCGGAGATCGACCAGATCTCCGGGGGGATCGCCGCCGCGATGGAGGAGCAGTCCGCCGCCACGCGGGAGATCAGCCGGAGCGTGGCCGAGACCTCGGTCGCGGCCCAGGAGGTCTCCGCCCGCATCGCCGACGTCTCGCACGAGGCGTCCGAGACCGGACGCCAGGCGGTGCAGGTCAAGGCCGGCATGGGCGAGGTCGCCCACGCCACCGCCGACCTGCGCGCCGCGCTGGTCCGCGTGGTCCGCACCTCGACCGTCGTGACCGACCGCCGCCGCCTGCCGCGCGTCCGGGTGGACGAGCCCTGCACGGTGACCCTGGAGGGCTCGGTGCGGCAGGCCCGCATCCTCGACCTGTCCGCCGCCGGCGCCCTGGTGTCGGCCGCCGGCGCTGCCGCGGTCGGGACCGCCGGCCGGCTGGACCTGCGGGACGGCACCGGCATCGGCATCACGGTCCGGGATACCGACGGAGACGGGATCCATGTCGAATTCGTCGAAGGCTCGGAGAACGGCAACTTCGCGGATTCGGTGGAGCGGATCACCCGTGGACGGCCGATGGCGGCGGCTTAG
- a CDS encoding tyrosine-type recombinase/integrase has product MTESPGRRAELLTDAQVRDCLRWCGDRRRYPHRDRVAVLLSVRAGLRAMEIARLRRAHVMTAGGDIGDEIVLEDGICRKGAGRIIPMHRDLRAHVVTLFGTVPGGPPDPLILSERAMRRNPEDPDDTRPVCMAPNSIVLMFRQMYGELGLTGFSSHSGRRTFITSAARLITRAGGSLRDVQQLAGHTSLASTQTYVDGSDEAKRRVIELL; this is encoded by the coding sequence ATGACCGAATCCCCCGGCAGACGCGCCGAGCTGCTGACCGACGCTCAGGTCCGGGACTGCCTGCGCTGGTGCGGCGACCGCAGGCGCTATCCCCATCGCGACCGCGTCGCGGTGCTGCTGAGCGTCCGCGCCGGCCTGCGCGCGATGGAGATCGCCAGGCTCCGCCGCGCCCACGTCATGACGGCCGGCGGCGACATCGGCGACGAGATCGTGCTGGAGGACGGGATCTGCCGGAAGGGTGCCGGCCGGATCATCCCCATGCACCGCGACCTGCGCGCCCATGTCGTCACGCTGTTCGGCACGGTTCCCGGCGGCCCGCCCGATCCGCTGATCCTGTCGGAGCGGGCGATGCGCAGGAACCCGGAGGACCCGGACGACACCCGCCCGGTCTGCATGGCCCCGAATTCGATCGTGCTGATGTTCCGCCAGATGTATGGTGAGCTCGGCCTGACCGGCTTCTCCAGCCATTCCGGCCGCCGCACCTTCATCACGTCGGCCGCCCGCCTGATCACCCGGGCGGGAGGTTCCCTGCGCGATGTCCAGCAACTGGCCGGCCACACCAGCCTGGCCTCCACCCAGACCTATGTGGACGGCAGCGATGAAGCCAAGCGACGGGTCATCGAGCTTCTTTGA
- a CDS encoding GNAT family N-acetyltransferase yields MKPSDGSSSFFDLSGTAVRTLDADAARDAVPDLCDVLLDCVHGGASVSFMAPLAREKAEAFWNGVAAGVARGDRALVVAEIDGRMGGGMGGGTGSRRIVGTVQMVPAPQDNQPHRADIAKLLVHSGARGRGVAAALMAEAENAARRAGRTLLVLDTVSDSAAARLYGRLGWTAAGSVPDYALYPDGRPCPTTFFYKRV; encoded by the coding sequence ATGAAGCCAAGCGACGGGTCATCGAGCTTCTTTGACCTCTCCGGAACCGCGGTCCGGACCCTGGACGCCGACGCGGCGCGGGATGCCGTCCCGGACCTGTGCGACGTGCTGCTGGACTGCGTCCATGGCGGCGCCTCGGTCAGCTTCATGGCGCCGCTGGCGCGGGAAAAGGCCGAAGCCTTCTGGAACGGCGTCGCCGCCGGCGTGGCCCGCGGCGATCGCGCGCTCGTGGTCGCCGAGATCGATGGCAGGATGGGCGGCGGGATGGGCGGCGGGACGGGATCGCGGCGGATCGTCGGCACCGTCCAGATGGTTCCGGCGCCCCAGGACAACCAGCCGCACCGGGCCGACATCGCCAAGCTGCTGGTCCACAGCGGCGCGCGGGGCAGGGGGGTCGCCGCCGCCCTGATGGCCGAGGCGGAGAACGCCGCCCGCCGCGCCGGCCGCACCCTGCTGGTGCTCGACACCGTCAGCGACAGCGCGGCGGCGCGGCTCTATGGCCGCCTCGGCTGGACCGCCGCCGGCAGCGTGCCGGACTATGCGCTCTATCCCGACGGCCGGCCCTGCCCGACGACCTTCTTCTACAAGCGGGTCTGA